A window of the Anaerolineae bacterium genome harbors these coding sequences:
- a CDS encoding cytochrome c has product MHHRLLSGLALLGVLLLGAACTPEPLPLSVGDLPASRNAARGAEVFARSVDGAPACGSCHHLDDTPGHGPGLAGYGSRAGVQEAGQSAEAYTFDSIVAPARHIVSGYSNIMYADYASHLNAQEIADLIAFLLGL; this is encoded by the coding sequence ATGCATCACCGTTTATTGTCGGGCCTGGCCCTGCTGGGCGTATTGCTGCTGGGCGCGGCCTGCACGCCGGAACCGTTGCCGCTGTCGGTGGGAGACCTTCCCGCCAGCCGCAACGCAGCGCGCGGCGCGGAGGTCTTCGCCCGGTCGGTTGACGGCGCCCCGGCCTGTGGTTCCTGCCACCATCTTGATGACACGCCCGGTCACGGCCCCGGCCTGGCCGGTTACGGCAGCCGGGCAGGCGTGCAGGAAGCCGGGCAATCTGCCGAGGCCTATACCTTCGACAGCATTGTCGCCCCGGCCCGTCATATCGTCTCCGGTTATTCCAACATCATGTACGCCGACTACGCCAGCCACCTGAACGCGCAGGAGATCGCCGATCTCATCGCGTTCCTGCTGGGGCTGTAG